tattctaatcactttatcaatgaaaaattgataaaataattaGAACAACATATTGATTCCCTTAAAATGCTACAAACTAAGAAGTTTAATAAGCTAAAAAGAAAGCAAAGATTTTTATGTTTTGAACGCTATTATTAAATACATTAAATGACATTCATGTTCTCAATTCATGAATCTTTCATTTTACCTATCTATATGGTTAATAAAAAACATATGATCTTGAATGACCTTTATCCTTCAAGATGAGCTAAAATTTAGACTCTTCTTGATCATTTTAGACCTTTATCTTGAATGACATTCATGTTCTCAATTCTACCGTATTTGTTGAGAGAGCACTTAAGTCTGCATAAAACCAGTATTTAGCTTGCCGTGGAGACAAACAAAGTAACTCGAGTTGATCTCGATTCCTTTCGTCTTCTCATGCAGACATCAAACAGAACTTTTACACCACAATGCATCACTTGTTCAAATGTTATTTCAATTCCTAGTAAACGATCACAGCCTGGTAATGCAAGCCATTCGCGCTTCCACTAATCTTTGTCGCCCTCATGCTTCATGGCATCAGCAAATCTCTTGAGATTCTCGAAGGAACTCCCACCATTCCTGGCACTTTTTTGTGCCAATTCCTTCAACAGTCGCGCCCTCTCTCTCGTGTCCTCGTCGAGAAGCAGCTCGTCCACCTTTGACTTGATTTGTTCCTTCGATACGATTACATTCTCATCAGGCATCATCTTCGATCCAATCCTCCAAACATCACATATGTAGCTCTGGTTAAGGAACTGGTCCACGAAATAAGGCCAACAGAGGAAGGGCAGTCCATTTCTCACCCCTTCCAGTGTCGAGTTCCAGCCACAATGAGACATGAAGCAAGCAACAGAAGGGTGTGCCAGCACCCTTTGCTGAGGTGCCCAGCCAACTATCCTTCCCCTAAGCGCAACTCGCTCTCTGAAGCCGTGTGGATAGGCGTCGATGGCGGCTTCGACGAGATCAGGCCTGACGACCCACAAGAAGGGTCTGTCACAGAGCTCCAGCCCGAGTGCAAGCTCTTGGAACTGCCCGCGGTCGAACGTGGTGAGGCTACCGAAGGCTACGTAGACGACGGAGTTGGGACGCTGCTGATCCAGCCAAGCTTCGCAGGTCCTGTCCTCAGGCCACAGATGGCCGACCGGCTTACCGAGACGCTGCCCCGTGAGCAATGGTCCGACCGGCAGTATCTTTGGAGAGTAGGCGAACACTGGCTGCTCCATATCATAAGATGAATTGCAGAGGAAGAATTCGGCAACCCGGTTCCTTTGGTCGTCGTCGAGCAAGAGATGGAAGATCTCCTTCTGCGTTTCTCGATCGCCATAGCAGTTCCATGTAAGATGAGCTGGGTTCATGAGCGGCAGACCAGGGGCGAGTTGGAACATCTCTTGTTTCATTGGGAATCCTGCACAACATACCGACAATGTCAAACCCAGATTCGGTATATGTGGATCGatcatcttttcttttctctgtCTCTGTTGTTTATGTGCACCAACATCTTTCTGGCGATCAATTGATTGTGTTATCGTTAAAACTGCGAAAGATAATAGTGTTTGAACAGTTTTGTGACCTTAAAAGAATCATCAATCAATTAAAAGTTTCTTTCTTTATCTCGTATCATAGCTCTCGGAGTTGTGTGCAGTACCGACCATTCAATAGATCCTAACACAGTGATGCCAGAGACAGAACAGTATTACCATCTGCATCGATTACTCCATCTTCGATCAATTTGGGAATTTTCATTATCGTGGCAGCCACAGCGGCCGCCATCGGCCAGAACGCCGCCGACCGGAGGCCCTTCTCTCTCGCAACCTCGAGAACCCATGGCGCCATCCCGTCAGCGACCATGCAAGTGATCTTGTCTTCACCAGGTTCGTGACTCTTCAGTATCAGCTCTTCCAAACACATGGGCAGGGTCTTCATCAAGCAGTCTCTCAGCTTCAGCAAATCACGTCGGTCTTCTCCGGGAGCCAACCCATCGTCGAACGAGATCAAGCGTACCATCGGGTCCATCATGCTTGGCCCCTCCGGCAGAGCAGCGGCGATGAGGGCGTGGTTGATCTCAGTGTTCACGAAGGTGATCTTGAACCCGTGATCCACCAGGCAGTACGAGAGCTCCAGGAGAGGGATGACATGGCCCTGTGCCGGGAACGGAACAACCAGAGCATGAGGCTGCTGGCCCATGGCGGTTGTGTTTCCCGGAGGATGGTTTTCCCCTTCGGTGCCAAATTATATCCGGCCACCACCGTCGCTGAGGAGCCAATAATGCACACGCAGAGAGAGACACGGGTTACAtctccattagtcccacatcatcaTAAATGATGAGCAAGACCGCAGCCTCCTGTGAGCTTCCGCCCATCATTGCTAATGCATGTTGTCACCATCCTAACCCTAAAAGACAGCAGTGGTTGAGCCCTTCGTGACCGACGGTTAAGTCAAAATAATACCTTTGTATTATTTGTGATCTCTCTTACCTCTTTCATGGATTTATACGTGCATTCATCACTTTAAACGTTTTCTTCTATCGTAGATTCAAAGTGAATCGGAGCAACacgatttctttctttttctttgacacCTCAACGAACTATCGAAAAGGGTCAAACCCAAAAAGAAGTTTTTGGATCTGAGGGATAATTCAACCttcttaatatatttattttttagttgGACAAGAATGATAGGTGTACGGTTGTTAAGTCAATTATCGAAATCCTTTGGTGTTTAATAGAATATAATGCCTTTGCATCATTTGTGATCTCAAATTCCTTATCTCTTTTATGGATTATGGTACATTTTTATatctatattatcatttttattttttttctttctccataGATTCATagtgaattttaaaatattaaaataaatataaatttatttttattaagacatcataGTGGCGGCTAAGTGTGTTGTTTTTACATTTTATGTTAATtagcataatatttttttaattttagttaAAATAAACTAAAAGAGCGATAAACATTGACTCGTACGGACGAATGTGGGTACTCAGTCCGCAAAATATCCATCCTTATTAGTTAAATAACGAGAGATGTACATCATATTTTGTATGATTCTAGTTCGAAAGTATATCGATCAAACATTAAAACCAGCATACTCGAGCA
The DNA window shown above is from Musa acuminata AAA Group cultivar baxijiao chromosome BXJ2-4, Cavendish_Baxijiao_AAA, whole genome shotgun sequence and carries:
- the LOC135609020 gene encoding UDP-glycosyltransferase 83A1-like, whose protein sequence is MGQQPHALVVPFPAQGHVIPLLELSYCLVDHGFKITFVNTEINHALIAAALPEGPSMMDPMVRLISFDDGLAPGEDRRDLLKLRDCLMKTLPMCLEELILKSHEPGEDKITCMVADGMAPWVLEVAREKGLRSAAFWPMAAAVAATIMKIPKLIEDGVIDADGFPMKQEMFQLAPGLPLMNPAHLTWNCYGDRETQKEIFHLLLDDDQRNRVAEFFLCNSSYDMEQPVFAYSPKILPVGPLLTGQRLGKPVGHLWPEDRTCEAWLDQQRPNSVVYVAFGSLTTFDRGQFQELALGLELCDRPFLWVVRPDLVEAAIDAYPHGFRERVALRGRIVGWAPQQRVLAHPSVACFMSHCGWNSTLEGVRNGLPFLCWPYFVDQFLNQSYICDVWRIGSKMMPDENVIVSKEQIKSKVDELLLDEDTRERARLLKELAQKSARNGGSSFENLKRFADAMKHEGDKD